In the genome of Odocoileus virginianus isolate 20LAN1187 ecotype Illinois chromosome 17, Ovbor_1.2, whole genome shotgun sequence, the window TAGAGGTCTGAGAGGAAGATGCTGAAGGAGGTTTTGAGACCTCTGAGATCCTGAATTCTGGAATGTGGATCTCCTCACAGGCCTTCCCAGGGCAGCCACATCCTTGGCCAGCCTCAGATAGCTCTGCCTTTGGGGCCCATGACCATGGGTGGCAGAACGCTTGAGAGAAGAATCTAGCTTCACTTCCTTCCCTGGATGTATatgagtggggggagggggctcccTTCCTTGGGAAGACTGGTTACCGTGGCAACCACTCTGCCCCTTTGACCTCTACAGTACTCACCAGGTGGCAGCTGCTACCCTGTACCGTACCTGGGCTCCTCACACTATCCCTACCAGCGCATTGCACCCCAGACCAGCCCCGACGGGCACCAGCCCCTCTTCCCAAAACCCATTTACTCCTACAGGTAAGTTTCTCAGCACTTCTGGGGGAGCAGGAAGAGGGGTGAGAAGTCCCTGAGACATGGAATCCTTGAGGTGTTGGGGTAATGGTAGGGGGGTGGAAGACACACCCAGTAGACTTCCAAAGGATGCTAGAGAGAAGACTCCAGcgtgggggcagggggcttgACTAGCTCCCCTCTGAACTTTCGTCCATCCCTGGGGAGCCATGTCTGTGGCTCAGCTCAGCAGATGCTAGTGCCCCGGGGTGAGCCCGCTGGGTTCTAGCCTCCTGGGGCCCTGGGACTGAGAGTTTAGTGGGGGACGctcctccctttcccttccctctgcaGACTCAGAGAGAAGCCTCACCCCAAAGTGCCACCAGAAGTAAGCGAGGGGTGAGGTCTGCAGAGGTGGTTCAGTTACTCAGCATCTACCAGATCTGCTGCAGCGGCTCTGGGGCTGGGGTTGTAGGTGCCAGGCCACCAGCACCCCGCCCATCTGGGACCCCTTCCGTCTGAACTTTCACTCATCCGACCAACACTGATACTTGagctcctgtgtgccaggcctcACGTGGGGTCAGGGCATCAGCCAGGGTGAGCTCAGGAAATGGAAAAAGTACTTACACATTATCCAGGAGCACAGAGAAGGGGTTTGTGGAAGGCAGGATGGTGCACAGAAAATAGCACATGCAATCTTTGGAGCCCAGTAGAGCCAGGTTCAAGTCCAGGTTCCGAATTTACTAGCTGTGAAACCTCAGGCAAGTGACTTAATCTTTCTAAGCCTCTgtttattcatattaaaaaaaaacaaaaaaaacaaaaaaaaaactgccgTATTCAGGCCTTTGGATAGATTAAGTGAGAGAATATGCTTGGCACATTGTAGGGGCTCAAATAACCTTAGTTCCCTCCCTTACGATCCAATATTCAAGCAATTGGCTGAGGGCTGACTGATAATGACAACGTCCATTTAATGAGAGCCTTCTATATGCTAGGCAGCATCCTTAATCTTCACGACTCTGAGGTAGCTATTACTTTCTTCACTTCaaagctgaggaaactgaggctcagagaggctaaggcactcacccaaggtcacacagctagtgagtgacTAAAGCCAAGAGTGCAAGCCAGCTCTCTCAGATGCCACAAAACCCTCGAATATCAGTAATTCCTAACTTCAGTGGATACTTTCTCATTCCGTCTCCTCTCGACTGCCTCTCACCCATGAATTCTGCAGCAGGCTCTTCTTTCTTAACTGTTCCAGCCAGGGTAGGAGGGTGGGGGAAGACTCCAGGCCCGATCAGAGGTTCCAACTCTCAGAGCTTTCTCTGCCTTCAGCATCCTCATCTTCATGGCCCTTAAGAACAGTAAAACTGGGAGCCTTCCTGTCAGCGAGATCTACAATTTTATGACGGAGCACTTTCCTTACTTCAAGGTGAGCCCCaaatccaccccaccccaccacccccaagtCCTGGGGCAAGCCAGACCTCTCTGGAACCAGAAGATACCATTGGGAGGTGGGAGATGCGTTTGAATGAAAGCCAAGAGAGAGTGTGCCCTCCCACCACACGCTTCCCTTTGTCTGCCCTTCAGAAGGACAGTTCTGTGTGGGCAACAGAGAGCTCAAGCCATTCACCAGAGGTCACCCAGCAGGCTGGAGTCAGACCTCATGCTGGTGGAAGATGGACATGGCAACTTGATAGGCTTCAAGGAACATCCACCTACCCCAAACTGGGGGACAGAGCTTGGGAAGAAATAAGAGGCTGTTCCCACTGCTGCCCCCAGGATGCTGTGGGACTGAGGAATTTGGGTAGGAGCTGGCCAGCCAAGGTGACCCAGGATGCTGGGGCTGCAGAACTCATTGCCTTCCTGGGAGAGATTAGGATCTGCCTCCGTGGGCGTCAGACTCAGCTGCAGTTGTGCCAGAAAGTGGGGTGTTGGCTTCACAGTTTTAGAGTGTCCTAGGGAGCTGGCTGTTTCACCTGACCTTCCCACGGACAGGATCTAGTCTCTTTTGACCACAGAAGGGGCTTCTGGGGCTCTACCAGATTCTTTCCCTACAGGCAAGACAAGCACCCTTCTCTCTCCATTTGTTCAAGGCCAAACAGCAGGTGGGATCTCTCGCTGCTGGCTCAGGCTTTCTGGCTTCCCACTTCCCTTGTCCGCAGGCTCCCCAGGCCCTCCAACAAAAACCCCTCCTTCTGGGGTGGGTGCAGGGGAAGTCAGAGCTTGTGTATGAGGAGTGCCTTCTCCAAGGCCTGAAACCTAATGGATATGGTCTCACCTGCTGTCCGGGCAAAGGACAGGAGCTGAGACCCAAGTAATCCAGAactcagctccacccaccagcgGCTGATTTCTGACCCCACCATCTTCCCAGCTGTGCTGTCTGGGGATAATTTGAGGTTGATATTCAGAcaaggggctttcctgatggttcagtggtatagaatccacctgccagtgcaggttcaattcctggctccagaagattccttggaggagggtatggcaacccactccagtattcttgcctgagaaatcccatgggcagaggagcctgaccgggctatagtcctggggtcacaaagagtgggacacaacttagcaactgaacaaggatTCCAACAAGTTCGGACTTGCTGAGCTGCCACCGAATGACGAATGGGCAAGATGGCCAGAGTTCTGGCCAAGAACGAAAAAGCATGGTCATCCATCAGAGCTTCTGGAAGGGAGAGGAGCAAGGAGGAGAGTTGGCACTGGTATTCAAGCAGCATCACAGCTGGTATCCAGGGCTTACCCTCTAAATCCTGGCATGTCAGGGGGCCAAAGTCTCATTGACCTGTAAAGCTTTTAGAGTGTCCCCTAAGGCTTCAAGGAGTCAGGCcggagagagggaagtgggggagggcCCTGCCCCATTCCTCTCAGCTTTTCCTCCTTGCCAACTCccagcctggcccccagcccctccctacATCTCATCTTCCTGGCTTAATTATTTTTCCTGGGAGCCGTGTAATCCCTGTTTTATGGGGCTGAGGAGTGAAGAGGtctaactgctttttttttttttttggttccagtTGTTGTTCTTAGCCAGTTGCatcactccctccctcccaagTTTACATTTGACTTCAGAGAGAAACCATCTGTGAGGATGGGACGGGCCCCAGGTGGTAAAGACAAGCCGGTGGGGTGACCTGGGCAGGGCCCTTAGTTAGGGAACAGAGCTGGAGTCTGGCTCTGTCCCTGCCTCCTTATATGATCTCGGCCTGGACCCTttcttctctggacctcagtttcccagtCTGTAAAATGGTCAGATTGGACCAGTAGGCACACAGattccttccagctctgacaAATCCCCTCCGACACACCTAAGGAAAGAATTCAGAGATCCTCTCCCCACCTCTAGCTCTCATTCCCCAGTTGAAGGTAATTTTTCTGGGCTAGGACTGAGTGGCCCTGGGGTGGGCAGCACTCATGCCCAAGGCAGCCGAGATGGGCGTCCTGAAGCCCTTTGAGTCAGCGGTGTGGGACGGGGCAAGTTCTAGCCACTGGACATAATTGCTAGTGCTGACCATCCCTCTTCCAAACAGGAagcggctggggtgggggctgctctggCATCCCAAAGTCACAGGTTTATGGGGCTGTAAAGGGCCCGGTGCCCATTAACTCTGCCCACCGGGCCACACAGCCTTGACTCCTCGTAGGGACTGCTGAAGGAGTTGAAGGTGAATCCCTAGCTGTCTGGTCTGGTGGCTTAAGAGTCTTCTCTCATGACCCTGGGAGCTTTGGGGGTCATCTCAACCAGACCCCTGACCCAGGCCAGTGGCCCCTAGGGAAGGCTTCAGCCGATCCTGCCAACCACTTGCAGCAGCGCTGGCATCGGGGCCCAGTTCTGCTGGACGTGATTCAGCCTGGCTGCTTCCTGGGGCAAGcgagctggggaggagggagtggctgCCCCTCATTAGGCAGAAACGGTGAGCTGGAAGGGAGAGGGGCCGGGGGGGTGAGGGCACAGAAGGACCTCACCAGGCAGAGCGGGTGCTCTGCCCACAGTCACCCCTGCTGGGCCCAGGACTGTCACAGAGCCTGGAAGAGAGCTCTGGAGGCGGGAGGGGTGCGGGGGGAGGGTGCCCAGTGGCACCCCCACCACCGCCTCTCACCCGACTGAGTCAGCCTAATGGTTTTTACAACCCTCCCTGGGCACAATTACTGCACTGGTGGCATGACCAGGCCTCCTAATGGGTGTTTATTCTGTTGGCACGAGCATCCCCCGCCTGAGGGCTGGCCTCCCCACCAGGGCACGCCCCCCAGGCACACACATGtaaacacccacacacacatacaatcatggatacccacacacacccccagagagactttctcacacacacacctccttaGCAAGACACACATGTCCTCACACTCAGAGGAATTCACGGACCCACACCCCGGAGTCAAGCTTACAGCAGGGAGACACAGCCCCAGAGAGCTCAGAGGGCAAGGCCTTCTGCACAGAGGGGTCCAAGCACAGGCCTGGAGACCCAGCAGGGAGTGGTCCAGCCCCAGGTCGGGGAGGACCTCCTCCTTAGCACCCACCAGCTCCTCCTGCATGAATCACCTCGACAGTCCTCTGAAGGGCATGGGGTAGGATGGAGGTAGATTTTAGGTGCTAATAACTGACTGAGGTTCTTGCCCATCCCTGCCCCACTACTGATGGGACTGAGAGTGGGCTGGCTCCTGAGGAGCATGACAAGCCCCAGAGTGGGTGGCAGTTGTGTGCCCAGGCAGCCAAGGCTTTTCCTGACCCCTGCCTGAATTCGTGTCTTGCTCTGCTCTGGCAGACAGCGCCTGATGGCTGGAAGAATTCTGTCCGCCACAACCTGTCTCTTAACAAGTGCTTCGAGAAGGTAGAGAACAAATCGGGAAGTTCCTCTCGTAAGGGCTGCCTGTGGGCCCTGAATCCGGCCAAGATTGACAAGATGCAGGAGGAGCTGCAGAAGTGGAAAAGGAAAGACCCCATCGCCGTGCGCAAGAGCATGGCCAAGCCAGGTGAGGCTGCCAGCCAGTGGGGTGGACCCGGGGTGCCCagagccaaaaaattaaagtaagaGTTGGGGTGGTGAGAAAAGCTGGGCAACGGAAAGCTGATGAATAAGGAAAGGGCCTGAATGTGCTTCCAAGGCTGGGAGCGATGGTGGGGGAAAGGAGGTCTCACAGTGTCCTCTCTTGGGCCTTTTCAGAGGAGTTGGACAGCCTCATTGGAGACAAGAGGGAGAAGCTGGGCTCCCCACTGCTCGGCTGCCCACCCCCTGGGCTGGCAGGTTCCGGCTCCATCCAGCCCCTGGCACCTCCAGCGGGGCTCTCCCAGCCGCTGCACTCAATCCATCCAGCTCCGGGCCCCATTCCTGGCAAGAACCCCCTGCAGGACCTACTTGGGGGGCACGCGCCCTCCTGCTATTCGCAGACATACTCGCACCTCTCGCCGGGCCTGGCCCCTCCTGGACCTCCGCAGTCATTGTTCCCACAGCCAGATGGGCATCTAGAGCTGCGGGCCCAGCCAGGCACCCCCCAGGACTCGCCTCTGCCTGCCCACACCCCACCTAGCCACAGTGCCAAGCTGCTCGCTGAACCTTCCCCAGCCAGGACCATGCATGACACCCTGCTGCCAGACGGAGACCTTGGCACTGACCTGGACGCCATCAATCCCTCTCTAACCGACTTTGACTTCCAGGGtgagctgggggtgggaaggggaggtgggacAGGCCTGCAGAGGGGCAGCTGGTAGTGTGGCCCGGGCCATCTCAGTCTCCAGGTTGCAGCCTGCTAACTGCTGGATTTCCAGAGCAGAGAAAGCCCAGAGCTGGGgaatgggtggtggtggtgaagggtCAAAGAGGAATATTCTTGCCCCTATCTCCCTCCTCCTAGGTGCCCTTGAATGGGTTCCAACTGACCTAACACCAAACCACTCTCAGCTCTGGGCTGAGAGTGCCCGGGAGAGCCCGGGTCTTGGGAAGCTACTGTTAGAGACAGACAGCTAGAGCCTCATCCCCCTCCAGAAGTGGGGAGCCAGGCTCAACAGCCTCAGAAGAAGATATAGACCAGGGGTGCGTGCCCCCCAAGTACCTTCAGAAGAAGACACAGGCTGGAAAGGGGCCAATGGTCTATTCCATAGTTGATTGTGAGCAACAGAGATTCTGAACCATTCCAGAAGCGACTATATTTTTGGAGTTCATCACCTAATGCAGAAGAATGAGAGGGATCTTTCCCCAGAAGGGAAGGCCAAGGAGCTAAGCAGGTCCCAGGAAGAGAATCTGTCTCTTCCATTCCATCTCACCTGCTGCATCTCTGCCTGTGGCCAACCCCACCCATTCCCATCTAATCTCCAGGGCACCCCCAGGCCCTGGTACTGGCCACAGGAGCTTTGAAGGAGGGTGCTGACCCAGGCCTCAGACCCTCTGTGTGCCCTGGGGTAGGGGCCATCCACAAGCAGGTGGGGGCAGCTGACCCTCGGAGATCTCCCAGTCTGATGAGGAGAGAGCCCAGGTCTTGGGAAGCTACTCTTAGAGAAAGGCAACTAGAGCCGCAGCTCCCTCCAGAAGTGGGGAGCCGGGCTCCACAGACTCAGAAGAAGCTATAGATATGTGGGCTACCATAAACATTTACCTGAGCCCTACTGGCATCATGTGAGGCACTTTACATGCACTCTCTCACGTGGGCCTATAGGGTAGGAGGGATTATtcaacccatttcacagatgtgcaTCATGGTTAAGTAACTTATTCAAGGTCACTGAGCTAGAAAGAAGGAGAGTTAGCATTGGAAACCAGGCAGCCAGTCTTGGGTTTAGTTCAGACCCCTTCCTCCAGACCCTGAAGCCCTGATCCCCAGGCCCTGGCCGGCCACAATGCAGGTCACACCACACAGAGAAAGATCGGGTGCAGCATAGTTTGCACCCCAGAGTCGGTGCTTCCCGGTGGGGAGCACCTCCCGGCAGGGCTTTGTTCCTTTTCCTTGGGCCCTGCAACAGAGGAGCCCAACCAGCTCACTGGATGCCGCGGCGCATTACTGGAAGATCCTTGGTCTGGGCTGCACAGTCACCTTCCTTGGGAACCTGGACAAGAGCTAGGGTGAATGTACAGCATCTGCATCAACCCTTCCAACAGGCAGCTCTTAAATCTTTGACCACTCCCCCATCCCCCAAAAAAGAGCCACAGAGTTCTTCTGGGCTATGGCATTCACACTGTCCTACATGGGAGGAGGATTCAGAGAGGTTTAGCAACTGCCTGGGATCACAGAGTTAGTGCCAAAGGCCTGCTCTCCAATCAGTGTTACCCCAGTCCTGCTCTCTAAAGAGCATGTGAGAGCgtggggtgggaggcagacaGGGCTCCTTGGTGCCTCCCAGTGATGCCTGTTTTCTCCCCCAAATAGGAAACCTATGGGAACAGCTGAAGGATGACAGCTTGGCCCTTGACCCCTTGGTACTGGTGACCTCATCACCAACATCGTCTTCAGTGCCGCCAGCTCCCCCTCCCTGCTATCCCCCTGGGCCCTGTCTGGCCGAGACCGGCAGTGGGACAGGCGACTTGGCACCCCCAGGCAACGGGGGCTCTGGGGCACTGGGTGACCTGCATCTCACCACCCTCTACTCGGCCTTCATGGAGCTGGAGCCCACACCTCCCGCGGCCCCTGCTGGCCCCTCTGTGTACCTCAGCCCCAGCTCCAAGCCCATGGCCCTGGCCTGAGCAATGCCCTGCAGCAGCTCCAGCCTTTGCTTGGCCTGGAAGTCCCAGCCGGCCGCCCATGTCGGGCTCACCTTAAAGGTCAAGGAAGGAAACACACTCCCTGTCCCCTGTGTTACAAAGCCAACTTGGCTGTTAGCTGGCAGCTGGAGGTGAAGTCACCACCCAGGATTCTGCCCCTCGCACATTTCTACCACGTGGTACACCAGCTCCTGCCCAGGGATCCTGGAGAGCAAGTGTCTGGGCAAGAAGAAAATGCATTCTCCATGGCTCACACTCATCCACACTTAGGCTCTCGTGCACAtgtgcacaggcacacacacacacacacacacacacacacacagagttatgcAGACATACACCCACTCACCTTATATCCAGAGGAATCAGAACTACATCACAGACTTCATTGGGGGGCAGCTGAGAGCTGAAGGCTTTGGTTATCAGAAGCTCAGGGCCCCCAGCCAGGTCCAAGACCACCCTGGAACCCTCTTCTGATGTCCATGTTCTCTGCAGGCCTGCCCCCCTCCAGGAGTGATCTTTCCCAGAAGCCCCCTATATTTATTCTCCCATCTTCATCCCAACAGCCCATCGAGAAGGAGGAGATATGGAGCTTCTCCCCAAGTTGTCTATGGGCCCCCAAGAGGGTGCTGATATTCACAGCACCCACCCTGCCAGGCTCTCAACCTGTCCTCAACTTAAGCTCTATCTGGCTTCCCCCGGGGGATGACACACAGGTGGGGCAATGTCCGCCCCAGGACCAAACTGAGCCCAGTTCCGACACAAAGTGTTTGGAAAAACCCTTGCCCTCGGAAACTTGAAAGTGTCCTTTTGTCCCAGCCCTGGATGCAGGAAAGGCCCCTCCAGGTCACTATAGTCACCCCTGAGAACTTCATGTAGTTTAGGTCCCAGCTTATGAATACTTCAGACAGCCTGGGCAGTTAGGGAGGGAACTCTAGTTCAGGCTGATGGGGGAGCACCCGTGCCCCCTCTCTTTGACTGCTGGGCAGGCCCAGGATACCCCTGGAGCAAGGGGATGTGACTTGCTTGCCCACTGTGTCCTGAGAGCCCAACCCACACCAAGTAGGCTGAAGCTCCCACTTCAGCCTACCCGGGGCCTGAGGCTGACAagaacaccccccaccccgccaaggTTGGGCCCAGGCTCAGATGAGACACAAGCAAAACCCCTGATGGCCTGCCACTGTTCCCTGTCCTGGAACAATAAAGCAAATGCCTTGTGGTCTCAGCTACCAAGCCTTCATTTCTAGACCTCCCCTCTGTGGGGCAAAAAGGTCGGGACACACTGACTGTGATTCCAGATTCCCTGGGCCTGTGATCTTACTCAACCCTCACCCAGAACTGGGAAGTTTCAATTTGAAGAATGAGGCATCTCAGAGGACTTCTGAACAGCAaagggaggacaaggggatgaggTGTGGGGGGAGCATCTCTTCCCAGGAGAACTTCCTGAAGGATCGAAAGCAGCAGCTGCCCTgtccagagggagggagggagggagggtgtagGTACCCTCCCCCACATCCCTTCCTCCTGAGATCTGTCCCTTCCTCAGCCTCCATCACACTAAGAAGGGGTCACTTCCCTATCCAGACTGTGCCTTTCCGCCCCCATCTTTCCCCGACTGGGCTCTGGGTTCCACAGGTGACATGAACGAAAGAGCAGGGTGCTGTGTGCCCTGCTGGCCCTGGAGGGTGGTCTCTGGAGGGTCAGGGCCCACTCAGTCCCACCAGGCAGGCTGCTGTCACCAAACAGCACCCTGGGAGGCAGCCCCACACTCGGCCTGAATGGGGATGGGGCAAGTGTGGGAGCCAAAAGCTTATCCATGGGCCTTGGACCTCGATCTCAGAGCAGACATGGGTGGACCCTCTGCTTAGAAAGTTTTCCCaggggccagggcctgggggcagcCAATGCCACCTACCCTGGCCAGAGGACATAATTGCAGAGGATCCCATAATAGAACCCTACCCTCCACCAGCACGCTCCCTCCCAGAGGCTCTAAGGCTGGGGCCAGAGCTAGAGGgatgcaggggtggggtggggtgaaggCATGGCCAGCCAGTGTGCCCAAGACGAAGAACCCCCCCTCCACCCggacccagcccagccctggggtaTAGGAAATGGTGAAGGCTCTCTGTCAAGCCCCCAGCTCGGGGCAACCGCAGGCCTGTGTCTTGATATCCAAACCCCCAAGAGCAGAGTGAGTGTTTCATGCGAGAACTTTACTGGGACCCACTTCCTTGCTTCAGAACCTCGgaccctggaggctcagacaacCTCCTCTACACTTCCATCCCCGGCAGCTGGAGGCCGTCAGTCCAACCTCAATTTTGGGCCCATTCGGCACACATGTAAGTGAGCTTGCCCCTGTGCAAGTAAGACAGGTGGCAAGTAGATAAGCCGTGGGGTCtcatgtttcttcatttgtaaccAGACTGGCCCTTGGACTAAAAACTgggcagaaaaacaaaacacaacataaCAAAAAGCAACTGGGTGGCCGCGGCTATCGGAACTGAGCCCCACACTTCTGCTCATAtgctgccccctgctggccaCTCATCATGTGTTCGCCCACCGTTCAGAGAGGAATTGTTTGCATGGATCCAGGGTCTGAAAGTTCTGTTTGTGACAAATTAACCCTTTttttccgtctagtcaaggctatggtttttccagtggtcatgtatggatgtgagagttggactgtgaagaaagctgagcgccaaaaaattgatgcttttgaactgtggtgttagagaggactcgagagtcccttggactgcaaggagatccaatcagtccatcctagaggagatcagtcctgggtgttcattggaaggactgatgctgaagctgaaactccaatactttggccacctcatgcaaagagttgactcactggaaaagaccctgatgctgggagggattgggggcaggaggagaaggggatgacagaggatgagatggctggatggcatcaccgactcgatgggcatgagtttgagtaaactccgggagtttgtgatggacagggaggcctggtgtgctgcgattcatggggtctcaaagagtcggacacgactgagcaattgaactgaactgaactgaactcttttaACTTCTCAGGTTTAGGGGCTATAAACCTGAGGGTTCTAAAACCAGTTAGAATTCATGAGTCCATGAACTTGGATAAAGaaatttcaccttcattttcacTCATCTCTACCTTGAATTTAGCATGTCCCTCGATTAAGAACGTCAGCAACAAATCACAATAACTTTTCACAGAATTTGTGACTTTGTCATTAGGTAGAGAAATCACATTAGAAATCACAGATGTTTTCATAATATATTACAGGCATCACAGAATATATATAGATATCAATATATAGTTTttaacacataaaatatataggaTTACAATATATTCTATGTACATAAAATCTTTATGGTCCAGAGGCTTCAGTAGAGACAACAAATGGGTCCATGACATACACAACAAAGTAAAGCaccctttgggacttccctggtggcccagtggttaggactctacacttccagtgcaggggacactggtttgctTCCTGGTctagaactaagatcccacaagctgcgtgCTGTGCCCCCAACCCCCCAAAAAGTAAAGCACCCTTGCTTTAGGTGACAGGTGGTTGGAAAGTGGAGGGTGGCTCCCAGGGAAGGGGCCAGGCTAGGGAGGAAGGCACTCGGGGCTGGGGACAGCAGCTCATCACCGACTGGAAGGAAAGCATCTCAATAGTTTACAGTGGGTTTGGTAGTGCCCACGTGCACCCCTAGCTCCAGCCCAAATTGGCATGAGTGGTGGGTCCCCCTGCAGTATCTGGTCTTTCCTGCGCAACCTCATGGTAGGGTCCTCATGACACCCCTAaggagtcaaagcaaaaaataTCCGGCTGACTTCAAAGAGAATGTGAGGCCCAGCTCTGGCAAGGTTCAGCGCAGCCTTCAAGGACAGCTCATCAGCACGAGAGCCAGGACAAGCCCCACCCGACCCTGTTTCTTCCTCCTTCTATAGCCCAGGGATTCTCTTGGTTCCCAGGAAAAGTGCCAGGAACCAAATGTACCAAGGTGCACCATTAGCAGCAGGACCAGTGCCAGAGGCATGAAGACTTAAAAGGAGGCAGGGGTCCAAGCCTTCTCCCAGCCAGCCTTATGCCAGGCCTCACCAGAGGAGAGACTCTTTGATACATGACCCAGGGATGAGGACCTCAAAACAGGGACTGCCCTACCTGTCTGAAGGTGGAAGTACAGCAGGACCAAACCAGAACATTCACCCAATTCGATTTAGCACGCTCACTGCACGCTTACTCTGTGACCCTCCATTGTGAGGGGTGTTGTTCATATTAAGTGTCCCATTCATTGCAGACCATTAGGCATTCCTGCCCCCAGCTCACTTAACACCAGTAGAGCCTGGTAACTACCTCATAATCCAACCAGCATCATAAATGCTTGAAAACTCAGGACGACTTAGacaggaagagatggggagagagcaCTGAAGCAAAGGGAACGGCATAAAGCAAGTGTTTGGAGGCACGATTTATCAATTGCTTTCAGGAAAGTGAATATTTACAATGTGAAAGATGTGTGGAGCCTTAGCGGTTCAGATGTTGGAAATTCTCCTGAAGATGATGGTGGGCCACTGAGGAGATTAAGCAGGAATGACCTGGTCAGATTATTTCTGGCAGCTGAGTGAAGGATGGATTGGAAAGAGTGAAGCTAATAGCCAATATATATTGAAAGCTAGGCCCAAGCCTGAATGTCTTACATGTGTTAGACTGTCCGCAATCAATTCTGAGGATTAAGCCCATTTTTCAGAAAAAGCTGGCGCACAGAGGTTAACTTGCCACAGCTATTAAGCGGTCATGTCAGGGTGCTCCCCAGTACTTCCATGCTAGAGGCAGAGGGGTGCTGAGGAGG includes:
- the FOXN1 gene encoding forkhead box protein N1 encodes the protein MVSLLPPQSDVTLPGPTRLEGEPQGDFMQAPGLPGSPAPQNKHAGFSCSSFVPDGPPERESSLPPHSPSIASPDPEQVHCPAGPGPGPFRLSPSDKYPGFGFEEGPASGPGRFLKGSHVPFHPYKRHFHEDVFPEAQTALALEGHSFKTPGALEAFEEIPEDVGEAEAFLPGFPAEVWCNGLPYPNQEHSPQVLQGSEVKVKPPALESGPGMYCYQPPLQHMYCPSQPPFHQYSPGGSCYPVPYLGSSHYPYQRIAPQTSPDGHQPLFPKPIYSYSILIFMALKNSKTGSLPVSEIYNFMTEHFPYFKTAPDGWKNSVRHNLSLNKCFEKVENKSGSSSRKGCLWALNPAKIDKMQEELQKWKRKDPIAVRKSMAKPEELDSLIGDKREKLGSPLLGCPPPGLAGSGSIQPLAPPAGLSQPLHSIHPAPGPIPGKNPLQDLLGGHAPSCYSQTYSHLSPGLAPPGPPQSLFPQPDGHLELRAQPGTPQDSPLPAHTPPSHSAKLLAEPSPARTMHDTLLPDGDLGTDLDAINPSLTDFDFQGNLWEQLKDDSLALDPLVLVTSSPTSSSVPPAPPPCYPPGPCLAETGSGTGDLAPPGNGGSGALGDLHLTTLYSAFMELEPTPPAAPAGPSVYLSPSSKPMALA